A portion of the Vespula vulgaris chromosome 24, iyVesVulg1.1, whole genome shotgun sequence genome contains these proteins:
- the LOC127072039 gene encoding palmitoyltransferase ZDHHC8, with protein MPKCDVKTRYLPAMFAWTVLLVTTTLFFCFPCQYYVFRWGTWVPALQGVITFFVLTNFTLATFMDPGVIPKAPPDEDREDDFRAPLYKSVEINGITVRMKWCVTCKFYRPPRCSHCSVCNHCIETFDHHCPWVNNCIGRRNYRFFFFFLLSLSCHMLSIFGLCLYFVLEHKQQLGEVDTIVALVLMGVVILLFIPIFGLTGFHVILVSRGRTTNEQVTGKFNGGYNPFSKGCLQNCWYTQFGPQYPSLIKPDKYSGKRRGACTSEISTIDSENQVKTYMDSSNGVRNASSNAYNKLSPGRDGSDTDMEPTASQSADCEPTPPLQRHGSKSNFFLPPVESNESPRHPQPPQHRHPIHYPRGSPHPKPRGMNGSRSHTPDPLSPEVTGSPATAPQRNQGQGGASPTMQQRIKAIGVPTPLAISSPIRRSNPGTPTQVRRPDFIGVNETPTYYDVQQGNSIGVGAGGTVVTGYSPQRRFLSESELVRQGADHSYSRTNNTVDNIRELAGSPQRGAYMWKDNSPGSYQVQQGSTSSTTAHQSPSQRPPPPYDYYRSNPTSPTQQSYTTAPRAAYHPAMRGGVPVFPPHQPHQQSPQVKRKAVMATPTTPTSGDTRRRPMSFVRALEMTDSMEMVSAPNDPRSQRPTTPTPDRASVYDMSYEISV; from the exons ATGCCGAAATGCGATGTGAAAACAAGATATCTACCAGCTATGTTCGCGTGGACAGTTCTACTCGTCACTACgacacttttcttttgcttccc GTGTCAGTATTATGTCTTTCGGTGGGGTACATGGGTGCCAGCGCTTCAAGGAGTAATTACTTTCTTTGTACTGACGAATTTTACTCTGGCCACATTCATGGATCCAGGTGTTATACCGAAAG CTCCTCCTGACGAAGATCGGGAGGATGACTTCAGGGCTCCATTGTATAAGAGTGTTGAGATCAATGGCATTACAGTGCGTATGAAATGGTGCGTTACGTGCAAATTTTATAGACCACCTCGTTGTTCCCATTGTAGTGTTTGCAACCATTGTATCGAG aCATTTGATCATCACTGCCCGTGGGTCAACAATTGCATTGGCAGAAGAAAttacagattttttttctttttccttctatccCTTAGCTGTCATATGCTTAGTATATTTGGACTTTGTTTGTATTTCGTATTGGAGCATAAACAACAGTTAGGAGAAGTGGACACGATTGTTGC GCTTGTGCTGATGGGTGTGGTAATATTGCTGTTTATTCCAATTTTTGGATTAACAGGCTTTCACGTAATACTTGTTTCTAGAGGAAGAACAACTAACGAACAGGTAACAGGCAAGTTTAATGGAGGTTACAATCCTTTTTCGAAAGGATGTTTACAAAATTGTTGGTATACGCAATTTGGACCACAATATCCAAG tCTAATTAAGCCTGATAAATATTCAGGAAAGCGGCGTGGCGCGTGTACATCTGAGATATCCACCATAGACAGTGAGAACCAGGTAAAAACCTACATGGATAGCAGCAATGGTGTTAGAAATGCCAGTTCAAATGCTTACAATAAG TTATCCCCTGGTCGAGATGGTTCAGACACAGATATGGAACCAACTGCATCTCAATCAGCAGATTGCGAGCCTACACCTCCCTTACAAAGACATGGTTCTaaaagtaatttctttttgccACCCGTGGAAAGTAACGAATCTCCTAGGCATCCTCAGCCACCACAACATCGTCATCCAATACATTATCCTAGAGGCAGTCCTCATCCAAAGccaag aGGGATGAATGGATCGCGTAGTCACACACCAGACCCTTTATCACCGGAAGTAACCGGTTCTCCTGCTACGGCTCCTCAACGAAATCAGGGTCAAGGAGGTGCTAGTCCAACAATGCAACAACGTATTAAAGCTATCGGAGTACCTACACCACTTGCCATTTCCAGTCCCATACGCAG ATCCAATCCAGGTACACCGACGCAGGTTCGTCGGCCGGACTTTATAGGAGTGAATGAAACACCAACGTATTATGACGTTCAACAGGGAAATAGTATTGGAGTTGGTGCAGGTGGTACCGTCGTTACCGGTTATAGTCCGCAACGACGTTTTTTATCGGAGAGCGAGCTCGTCCGTCAGGGTGCCGATCACTCATATTCAAGAACCAACAATACCGTTGACAACATTCGAGAACTTGCAGGATCTCCACAGCGTGGCGCCTACATGTGGAAAGATAATTCACCAGGCAGCTACCAAGTTCAACAAGGAAGCACATCATCGACAACAGCACATCAGTCTCCTTCTCAAAGACCACCACCTCCTTATGATTATTATCGCTCGAATCCAACTAGTCCCACTCAACAATCTTATACTACAGCTCCAAGAGCAGCGTATCATCCTGCTATGAGAGGTGGTGTCCCAGTCTTCCCACCCCATCAGCCACATCAGCAATCACCACAAGTTAAAAGAAAGGCTGTGATGGCGACGCCTACTACACCTACGTCAGGAGATACCAGACGTAGACCAATGTCATTCGTAAGAGCATTAGAAATGACGGATTCTATGGAAATGGTCTCGGCTCCTAACGATCCAAGGTCGCAAAGGCCTACCACACCAACACCAGATCGAGCTAGTGTCTATGATATGAGTTACGAGATATCCGTATAG